The genomic segment GATATCGTACCTCTGGATATAACAAAACTGGAATCCCCGCCTGTTAATATTAACAGTTTAATCATAAATTATCTCACTGGTGTATTAAAAACTGACAATGGCTTGATAGGAATACTTGATGTTGAATCAGTGGTTAATTGAAATTTTTTAAACTTTGGAGTTTAATTATTCAGATTTGTTTAATTTAAAACGCTTCAGCATTTCCTGTAAATTATCTGACAAGGTTTTCATATCTTTACTTATAGATGAGATGTTTCTTATTGCTTTTAATGTCTGGTCTGCTCCTTTATCAATCTCTCTTAGAGAAAGCACCACTTGTTCGTTTGCAGTTTTCTGCTGTTGAATTGATAAAGATATTTGTTTTGCAGCATCTGTGGCAAGCCTGACCTTTTCTACAATATCCCTGAGTTTTGCTCCTGTTTTATCAGAATATTCCAGTCCTGCCTGAATCCGTTTTGATCCTTTTTCAGAGTTTACTATAATCTGGTTTACTGCTTCCCTGATTTCCCTGACTTTATTTTCAATATCCCCTGTTGACTCTGTAACGCTTCCTGCCAGCCTGCGGATTTCAGCAGCTACAACCCCGAATCTTTTTCCTGCTTCGCCTGCACTTGATGCTTCAAGGGCTGCATTAAAAGATATAAGCTTTGTCTGGTCTGATATGGCATTAATGATTTCCATTATTTTGGCTATATCCTCTGATTTTTTTCCAAGTTCT from the Desulfonema limicola genome contains:
- a CDS encoding chemotaxis protein CheW; its protein translation is MGLLVDQVGDIVPLDITKLESPPVNINSLIINYLTGVLKTDNGLIGILDVESVVN